The genomic stretch CAGGGTGCAGCAGTTAACTAGAATTTGGAAAGGTAAATTCAAATTCAATGATAATGGCTGAGCTAATTAGACGGTGATAACTTGGGTATCTCAATAGATAACCCATGCTCCGTTCCAGTTCAGCGATTTTTTATATCGCAGCGCATAGAACAGACGACTATCCGACGACCGCATCAAGTCACGCCGATCCTATCTCTACTCGATGCCAGCAAGACTGATCTAAGTCCAAGAAAGACTGAGCGGTATTGTCAACGAGAGTCGGCTGATCCTGCTCGATTGTCCAAATCTGTCCCCCGCTGACCCGAATTTGGCGACCCTGCAGAACAGCGCGATGGCCACTAATCCAGCCTGGCGCTTCCCCAACGGCTGTGACTTGCTCGATCGCAAACGTCATGCAGTTGAGCCGATAGATTGGCGTTTCGCCAATGATGCGATCGTCACGATAGCCTAAATTGCCAATGATGTAGATCCAGCCATCGACCCAGGTTGCAGTGTGAAAGTCTGTGGGAGGAAAGACTGTTCTAGGATATCCGTAAATCTGGAAATCACCTTGACCGTCGTAAACGACTACATCGTTATAGATGTAGAAGTCAGGATCGTAATAGTCTTCGTGTTCTCCAGCGATTTCAATCACTCGCCCGTCGGGTAGTACTGTCATTGATTGTCCAAACCGCTGAAAGCACCAAACCGCTGCTTCTATCGGATATTCAGTGTCTTGATACTGAATACGGGCGGCATAAGCCTCACCTCGAAATCGCACCATTTCGCGCCAAAACGGAACAGCCATTCGTTCTGGATTGCGCTTGCCAAATCGCGGATATTTATCAGCCTCGTAGTGCTTGGAATCGAGATCCCACCCATCCGGTTTGTCCACTTTGGTAAAAAGGCGTCGCATTGAAGGATCAAGGTCAGCCAAATCCTCTCCAACTGCAACGAGTTGGGTAATCATTTCGAGACTGCGAGCTTTCCTGAATGCTCTTTGGTTGAATTGGTTGATCCGAGACGAATCAGCTCCGGCAGACAAAAGTACTGAAGCTGCCTCTACTTGATCCAGTTCTGCTGCCAACATCAATGCCGTTTCCCCAAACTCATCGGTGGCATTGACATCTAATCCTAATTCAATCAACCATTGAAGCAGCTCAAGATTGCCGGATTCGATCGCGTACATCATCGGCAATTTGCCACAGCGTCCCACGGCTAACGGATCTGACCCTGCTTCCAGCAAGTGTTGCGCTTTGGATCGGTCTCCGGTTTGTAGGCTTAACAACCAAGGCGTGCGTTCCCAGCGATCAACTGCGGTTAAATCTGCGCCTCTGTCTAGTTCAGCTTGCACCTCAGCGAGGGTGTCAAGTGCAACCGCTTGCATTAATTCAGTCCACCTAAGGCGAGATTGATCACATCCAGCGTCCAAAAGAACTTGTACGATGTCAAACCAGCCACAGCGCGAGGCGACGCTCAAGGCTGACTCGCCATAAGTACTTTCACCATTTAGAGGAGCACCCTGTTGAATCAGAAACTCTACCAGGGCAATCTTTTCTGAGCCTTGCGCTTCGCTGAACATGGCTTCAATTAGGACATCGTAGCCTTCTGCATCAACCTCAGTGATGTCTGCTCCTAAATCTAGTAGCACCTGAAGTTTTTCGATCCTGCCTGACCGGATGGCCCATTTGAAGTCAGATTTCCCTTGCCCTGGCGAAAGCGAGAGCCGCGCCCCATTGGCAATCAGAAATTCCACAATCTCAACTCCTGCGCTTGGACTTGCCAGCGCACATTGAAGCGGGGTCTGCGGCCTAAACGAATCCGCAGGAGATTCGCTCTCGTTAATGTTGGCCCCCTGCCTGAGTTCTCGCTGCAGCCCTGAAAGGTCACCGCGTTCAGCATAGCGATGAATTCTCATCTTCGCCTCTGTTGTTTCTGAAATAGAGATTCAATCGCTGAGCCAGTCATTTCGGAGGCTCTTCCATCATGATGTAGATGCGCCTCATTCCGCGTTTGTCGGTACCTTGTCCCCAATTAGACCCCCATGAAAACATTAGATGATGAGTGGCTAATTGCTAAATGCAAGATTCTATAGCGAACTGGGAATTGATTGCAGGAGCATAATTCTTGGTTTACCCTTCCACTTCAACCCTAATCCAACGCCTCAAACTACCATGTCTATACACACAGCAACCCCTCGTCACTTTCGATTAGCCGTCTTCTGGGCAGTGCTAGGAGGTTTGGCATCGTTAGCAGTATTTCCCTATGCGCTATCTCTCGCGCCCATTCCCGCCGCAATTCCTGTCCCATTGCCTGTTTTAGCAATTCTCTCTGCGGTACAAACTGGAGTTTTGTTGCTTTTGCTCTGTTGGATTGGGCTTCGCTTAGGATTCTCCCTGAAATTCGATAGCCCCTTTGCTCGTGCCTGGATTAATAATCATCCGTTGCCGCCTGTTTCTCAAGTTGCTTTAAGGACAGCATTGGGAGTTGGTGTCGTCGGAGGCTTCATTCTGATGGGGCTAGATCTCGCGTTTCAACCCTGGATGCCCGCGACTCCAACCCCAATCAGAGTTGATTTATGGAAGCGATTGTTAGCCTCTTTCTACGGAGGCATTACTGAAGAACTGTTGTTGCGCTTATTCTGTACCACTTTAATTGCTTGGTTGCTTTGGAAGACCCTTCAAAGAGGGCGATCTCAACCTACAGCACAAATTGTTTGGGTTGCGATCGTCAGTGCGGCTCTCCTTTTTGGAATTGGGCATTTACCGACTGCTGCAAGAATCTGGACGCTTACGCCTGTGGTGATCACCCGGACGATCGCGCTCAATGCGTTGCTTGGCATTCCCTTGGGCTGGCTATATTGGCGGTATGGCCTGGAGTATGCCATGCTATCCCACTTCTGCGCCGATCTCGTTTTACATGGAATTGGAGGAAGTTGAGCGAATCGCACTGCTATGCCCGCAAAGCATCATTATTTGATTTGCACAGGGGTGTTTTAAGATGAAGCCCAAACCTAGTAAGTTATTGGTTATGACCCAGGTTGTTTACCAAGTTGCTGTCAGCATTGATGGCTATATTGCTGCTTCTGATGGCACCGTAGACTGGCTCGCTGATTTTCAAGTTGAAGACAATGACTATGGGTATGCAGAATTTTATGCCTCGATCGAAGCGTTGTTGATGGGAAGCCGGACTTACGAGCAAGTAATTGGATTTGGGGAATGGGCATATCCAGGAAAACCATGCTGGGTTATCTCTGGACGATCGCTGAAGGTTGAGCAACCAGAAGTCAGACTGACCGCTAAACGTCCGGGTGAAATTATTGCAGAACTACAAGCAGAGAACCTCAAGCGAGTTTGGTTAGTTGGAGGAGGTCAATTGGCCGCCTCTTTTCGGGCACAAGGATTCATTACGGAATATATGATTGCAGCGATTCCAACCATTCTGGGTACGGGAATTCCACTGTTTGGCGCAACGGGAACACAAGAA from Cyanobacteria bacterium FACHB-DQ100 encodes the following:
- a CDS encoding CPBP family intramembrane metalloprotease, with amino-acid sequence MSIHTATPRHFRLAVFWAVLGGLASLAVFPYALSLAPIPAAIPVPLPVLAILSAVQTGVLLLLLCWIGLRLGFSLKFDSPFARAWINNHPLPPVSQVALRTALGVGVVGGFILMGLDLAFQPWMPATPTPIRVDLWKRLLASFYGGITEELLLRLFCTTLIAWLLWKTLQRGRSQPTAQIVWVAIVSAALLFGIGHLPTAARIWTLTPVVITRTIALNALLGIPLGWLYWRYGLEYAMLSHFCADLVLHGIGGS
- a CDS encoding ankyrin repeat domain-containing protein, which encodes MRIHRYAERGDLSGLQRELRQGANINESESPADSFRPQTPLQCALASPSAGVEIVEFLIANGARLSLSPGQGKSDFKWAIRSGRIEKLQVLLDLGADITEVDAEGYDVLIEAMFSEAQGSEKIALVEFLIQQGAPLNGESTYGESALSVASRCGWFDIVQVLLDAGCDQSRLRWTELMQAVALDTLAEVQAELDRGADLTAVDRWERTPWLLSLQTGDRSKAQHLLEAGSDPLAVGRCGKLPMMYAIESGNLELLQWLIELGLDVNATDEFGETALMLAAELDQVEAASVLLSAGADSSRINQFNQRAFRKARSLEMITQLVAVGEDLADLDPSMRRLFTKVDKPDGWDLDSKHYEADKYPRFGKRNPERMAVPFWREMVRFRGEAYAARIQYQDTEYPIEAAVWCFQRFGQSMTVLPDGRVIEIAGEHEDYYDPDFYIYNDVVVYDGQGDFQIYGYPRTVFPPTDFHTATWVDGWIYIIGNLGYRDDRIIGETPIYRLNCMTFAIEQVTAVGEAPGWISGHRAVLQGRQIRVSGGQIWTIEQDQPTLVDNTAQSFLDLDQSCWHRVEIGSA
- a CDS encoding dihydrofolate reductase, with the translated sequence MTQVVYQVAVSIDGYIAASDGTVDWLADFQVEDNDYGYAEFYASIEALLMGSRTYEQVIGFGEWAYPGKPCWVISGRSLKVEQPEVRLTAKRPGEIIAELQAENLKRVWLVGGGQLAASFRAQGFITEYMIAAIPTILGTGIPLFGATGTQETLKLVECKPYPGGVVLLRYLKSCLTDEMP